A section of the Streptomyces sp. V3I8 genome encodes:
- a CDS encoding flavin reductase family protein: MPNTSHAAPPAPSVHAEGVSNDEFRAALSRLAAGVVLVTAHDPQTDPDGPRGDDVGMTATSFMSVSLDPPLVLVGLREGSRMDDLLDEQPLWAVSFLSEDQSSVASRFAMKNRISDRLLFADVPYVTGKASGAPLLDGALATLECRTEQRVTAGDHTLVIGRVLTSSLPGADGGPLTYFRGRYRRLG, from the coding sequence GTGCCGAACACTTCCCATGCCGCTCCTCCCGCCCCGTCCGTGCATGCTGAGGGGGTGAGCAACGACGAGTTCCGCGCCGCCCTGTCCCGGCTGGCGGCCGGAGTGGTCCTGGTGACCGCGCACGACCCGCAGACCGACCCGGACGGCCCGCGCGGCGACGACGTCGGCATGACGGCGACCTCGTTCATGTCCGTGTCCCTGGACCCGCCGCTGGTACTCGTCGGCCTGCGCGAGGGCTCCCGGATGGACGACCTGCTCGACGAGCAGCCGCTGTGGGCGGTCTCCTTCCTCTCCGAGGACCAGAGCTCCGTCGCGAGCCGCTTCGCCATGAAGAACCGCATCTCGGACCGCCTCCTCTTCGCCGACGTGCCGTACGTCACCGGGAAGGCGTCCGGCGCCCCGCTGCTGGACGGCGCCCTCGCGACCCTGGAATGCCGCACCGAGCAGCGGGTGACGGCGGGCGACCACACCCTGGTGATCGGCCGGGTCCTGACGTCCTCCCTGCCGGGCGCGGACGGCGGCCCGCTCACGTACTTCCGGGGCCGTTACCGGCGGCTGGGCTAG
- a CDS encoding 1-phosphofructokinase family hexose kinase yields the protein MILTVTLNTALDITYRVRGLRPHTSHRVTEVTERPGGKGLNVARVLAALGHEVSVTGFVGGATGRALRERLAHAPGVVDALVPVSGASRRTIAVVDTATGDTTQLNEPGPQITPREWAAFQEAYEVLLRSSSAVALCGSLPPGVPVGAYAQLVRTARALAVPVLLDTSGEPLRRGIAARPDVVKPNADELAELTGARDPAQATRDARRRGAHAVVASLGAEGLLARTPDGDWRAAPPRPVRGNPTGAGDSAVAGLLSGLVERLPWPERLERAVALSAATVSAPVAGEFDRDVYEELLGRVRVTRETAAA from the coding sequence GTGATCCTGACGGTCACGCTCAACACCGCTCTCGACATCACGTACCGCGTACGGGGGCTGCGCCCGCACACGTCCCACCGGGTCACCGAGGTGACCGAACGGCCCGGCGGCAAGGGGCTGAACGTGGCCCGGGTACTGGCGGCCCTCGGCCACGAGGTGTCGGTGACGGGATTCGTGGGCGGCGCCACCGGGCGCGCCCTGCGGGAGCGGCTCGCACACGCGCCGGGGGTCGTCGACGCGCTGGTCCCGGTGAGCGGTGCCAGCCGCCGCACGATCGCGGTCGTCGACACGGCGACCGGTGACACGACCCAGCTCAACGAGCCCGGCCCGCAGATCACGCCCCGCGAGTGGGCCGCCTTCCAGGAGGCGTACGAGGTGCTGCTGCGGTCCTCCTCGGCGGTGGCCCTGTGCGGCAGCCTGCCGCCCGGGGTACCGGTCGGGGCGTACGCCCAGCTGGTGCGCACCGCACGGGCGCTGGCGGTGCCGGTGCTGCTCGACACGAGCGGGGAGCCGTTGCGGCGGGGGATCGCGGCGCGGCCCGACGTCGTGAAGCCGAACGCGGACGAACTGGCCGAGCTGACCGGGGCGCGCGATCCGGCGCAGGCCACCCGTGACGCCCGCCGCCGGGGCGCCCACGCGGTGGTGGCCTCGCTCGGCGCCGAGGGGCTGCTCGCGCGGACGCCCGACGGGGACTGGCGGGCCGCCCCGCCCCGTCCGGTGCGGGGCAATCCGACGGGGGCCGGCGACTCCGCGGTGGCGGGGCTGCTGTCGGGGCTGGTGGAGCGGCTGCCGTGGCCCGAGCGGCTGGAGCGGGCCGTCGCGCTGTCCGCGGCGACGGTGTCGGCACCGGTCGCCGGGGAGTTCGACCGGGACGTGTACGAGGAACTGCTGGGGCGGGTCCGCGTGACACGGGAGACCGCCGCGGCCTAG
- a CDS encoding ABC transporter substrate-binding protein has protein sequence MQRRVTGLIAVVSALSATVALGGCGSSAGDGPVTLRLVAADYGDSRANSSQKYWDELAKAYEAEHPDVDVQVSVYSWNDVDAKVRSMVADGDPPDLAQIGAYADYAAEGRLYRVDDLLSIDTQSDFVTQLSDAGRVDRTQYGMPFASSTRLLFYNKKLFSDAGLTPPRSWSRLASDAAVLKARGVKYPYALPLGPEEAQAETMMWLLSGGGGYTDEVGSYSIDSQQNVETFTWLKDKLVDKGLTGPVAPAQLNRAQAFAAFTRGEVGMLNGHPTLMKAAADKGVKFGMVPMPGVDGRSETTMGVADWMMAFKKGGHREQVGDFLDYVYSEKNVLEFSHEYDLLPVTTSASEAMAADAGDADLLDFLQELPNAELPPVGQTSWAEVSADIKQQIGTAVASQGSPTAVLGRLQRSAVARQNAE, from the coding sequence GTGCAGCGGCGAGTGACAGGTCTGATCGCGGTGGTGTCCGCACTGAGTGCGACGGTGGCCCTCGGGGGCTGCGGAAGCTCCGCCGGGGACGGGCCCGTCACCCTGAGACTGGTGGCGGCCGACTACGGCGACTCCCGGGCGAACAGCTCGCAGAAGTACTGGGACGAACTGGCGAAGGCGTACGAGGCGGAGCACCCGGACGTCGACGTCCAGGTGAGCGTCTACTCGTGGAACGACGTGGACGCCAAGGTCAGGAGCATGGTCGCCGACGGCGACCCGCCCGACCTGGCCCAGATCGGCGCGTACGCCGACTACGCCGCCGAGGGCCGGCTCTACCGCGTCGACGACCTGCTCTCCATAGACACCCAGTCCGACTTCGTGACGCAGCTGTCCGACGCCGGGAGGGTCGACCGGACGCAGTACGGCATGCCGTTCGCCTCCTCCACGCGGCTGCTCTTCTACAACAAGAAGCTCTTCTCCGACGCCGGGCTCACCCCGCCGCGGAGCTGGAGCCGGCTCGCGTCCGACGCCGCGGTCCTCAAGGCGCGGGGCGTGAAGTACCCGTACGCGCTGCCGCTCGGGCCCGAGGAGGCGCAGGCCGAGACGATGATGTGGCTGCTCAGCGGCGGCGGCGGGTACACCGACGAGGTCGGCTCCTACAGCATCGACTCGCAGCAGAACGTCGAGACCTTCACCTGGCTGAAGGACAAGCTGGTCGACAAGGGCCTCACCGGGCCGGTCGCGCCCGCGCAGCTCAACCGGGCGCAGGCCTTCGCGGCGTTCACGCGCGGTGAGGTCGGCATGCTGAACGGTCATCCCACCCTCATGAAGGCCGCCGCCGACAAGGGCGTGAAGTTCGGCATGGTGCCGATGCCGGGCGTCGACGGGCGGTCCGAGACCACCATGGGCGTCGCCGACTGGATGATGGCGTTCAAGAAGGGCGGGCACCGGGAGCAGGTCGGGGACTTCCTCGACTACGTGTACAGCGAGAAGAACGTGCTGGAGTTCTCGCACGAGTACGACCTGCTGCCGGTGACCACGTCCGCGTCCGAGGCGATGGCCGCCGACGCGGGCGACGCGGATCTGCTGGACTTCCTCCAGGAACTGCCCAACGCGGAGCTGCCCCCGGTGGGCCAGACGTCGTGGGCGGAGGTCAGCGCGGACATCAAGCAGCAGATCGGTACGGCGGTGGCGTCGCAGGGGAGCCCGACGGCGGTGCTGGGACGGCTGCAGCGCAGCGCCGTCGCGAGGCAGAACGCGGAGTAG
- a CDS encoding carbohydrate-binding protein has protein sequence MTPGSNGASTPEDDDPFGYLYEDGKAAGAQPPSGGGGYGYPGSVNRVRPVGERKYGQAAAAPTAQYGQAPQQQSTYGQPTASYSAAPESFSGGATATHQSDAGSRHGGGGRGRGPNTRGLLIGAVAVVAAVVIGIGIVMLGGDSDDDKSGDDTAGPTASAGRSAEPSKSSTKEAAEPDELPEIDAKSLKLGAGVSTASDVEGASADGGLYVTGLNQVGAEVTWTVNGIPESGTYTVFTRYSVAGKDAKMTLTVNGKEFGTKLNLGNFTGAKENEWEKGWTETYSWPTLTKGTNTISISCQQGDDCDVLLDQLRLKAGQVKD, from the coding sequence ATGACGCCCGGCAGCAACGGCGCGAGCACGCCCGAGGACGACGACCCGTTCGGCTATCTGTACGAGGACGGGAAGGCCGCAGGAGCCCAGCCGCCGAGCGGCGGTGGCGGCTACGGCTACCCCGGCTCGGTCAACCGGGTGCGTCCGGTCGGTGAGCGCAAGTACGGCCAGGCCGCCGCCGCGCCCACCGCGCAGTACGGGCAGGCGCCGCAGCAGCAGAGCACGTACGGGCAGCCGACCGCGAGCTACTCCGCGGCGCCGGAGAGCTTCTCCGGCGGCGCCACCGCGACCCACCAGTCGGACGCCGGCAGCCGGCACGGCGGTGGCGGCCGGGGCCGCGGGCCCAACACCAGGGGACTGCTGATCGGCGCCGTCGCCGTGGTCGCGGCCGTGGTGATCGGCATCGGGATCGTGATGCTCGGCGGTGACTCGGACGACGACAAGAGCGGCGACGACACCGCGGGGCCGACCGCGTCGGCCGGCCGGAGCGCCGAGCCGAGCAAGTCCTCCACCAAGGAGGCCGCGGAGCCGGACGAGCTCCCCGAGATCGACGCGAAGTCCCTGAAACTGGGCGCCGGTGTGAGCACCGCCTCGGACGTCGAGGGCGCGAGCGCGGACGGCGGCCTCTACGTGACCGGCCTGAACCAGGTGGGCGCCGAGGTCACCTGGACCGTCAACGGCATCCCGGAGTCCGGCACGTACACCGTCTTCACGCGGTACAGCGTCGCCGGCAAGGACGCCAAGATGACGCTCACCGTGAACGGCAAGGAGTTCGGCACGAAGCTGAATCTCGGCAACTTCACGGGCGCCAAGGAGAACGAGTGGGAGAAGGGCTGGACGGAGACCTACTCCTGGCCCACCCTCACCAAGGGCACGAACACGATCTCCATCTCCTGCCAACAGGGCGACGACTGCGACGTCCTCCTGGACCAGCTGAGGCTGAAGGCGGGCCAGGTCAAGGACTGA
- a CDS encoding N-acetyltransferase: protein MILEPLALTPDHDLPGPLLTELTALYASNHAFYSLSGDFPDPHDIRPEQVAKALADELANPDVEVLGARSAGVLVAVAITLAHHPDPADPDPWIGLLLVDAAQQGKGHGRALAARIEDRFRAAGRDAVRLAALDDNPGAFAFWTTLGYETIGHREDRRLGRPCAVLRKVLRKDR from the coding sequence GTGATCCTCGAACCGCTCGCCCTCACCCCCGACCACGATCTGCCGGGCCCCCTCCTCACGGAACTCACCGCGCTCTACGCGTCGAACCACGCGTTCTACTCCCTGAGCGGCGACTTCCCCGACCCGCACGACATCCGTCCGGAGCAGGTGGCGAAGGCGCTGGCGGACGAGCTGGCCAACCCGGACGTGGAGGTCCTGGGGGCCCGCAGCGCCGGAGTGCTCGTCGCGGTCGCGATCACCCTCGCGCACCATCCCGACCCGGCCGACCCGGACCCCTGGATCGGCCTGCTGCTGGTGGACGCGGCCCAGCAGGGCAAGGGCCACGGACGCGCGCTGGCGGCACGCATCGAGGACCGCTTCCGCGCGGCGGGCCGGGACGCCGTACGCCTGGCCGCCCTGGACGACAACCCCGGCGCCTTCGCCTTCTGGACGACGCTCGGCTACGAGACGATCGGCCACCGCGAGGACCGCCGGCTGGGCCGCCCCTGCGCGGTGCTGCGCAAGGTCCTGCGCAAGGATCGCTAG
- a CDS encoding TerD family protein produces MAVSLSKGGNVSLTKEAPGLTAVTVGLGWDVRSTTGTDFDLDASAIAVNPEGKVYSDAHFIFFNNKQTPDQTIVHTGDNRTGEGAGDDEAINVNLAGLPADIDKIVFPVSIYDAETRSQNFGQVRNAYIRIVNQAGGAELARYDLSEDAATETAMVFGELYRNGAEWKFRAVGQGYASGLTGIAKDFGVNV; encoded by the coding sequence ATGGCTGTAAGCCTGTCCAAGGGTGGCAACGTCTCGCTCACCAAGGAGGCTCCGGGCCTGACCGCCGTCACCGTGGGCCTCGGCTGGGACGTCCGCTCCACCACGGGAACCGACTTCGACCTGGACGCCTCGGCCATCGCGGTCAACCCCGAGGGCAAGGTCTACTCGGACGCCCACTTCATCTTCTTCAACAACAAGCAGACCCCGGACCAGACGATCGTCCACACGGGCGACAACCGGACGGGCGAGGGCGCGGGCGACGACGAGGCGATCAACGTCAACCTGGCCGGTCTCCCGGCCGACATCGACAAGATCGTCTTCCCGGTCTCCATCTACGACGCGGAGACCCGCTCGCAGAACTTCGGCCAGGTCCGCAACGCGTACATCCGCATCGTGAACCAGGCCGGCGGCGCCGAGCTCGCCCGCTACGACCTCTCGGAGGACGCGGCCACGGAGACGGCCATGGTCTTCGGCGAGCTGTACCGCAACGGCGCGGAGTGGAAGTTCCGCGCGGTCGGCCAGGGCTACGCGTCCGGTCTCACGGGCATCGCGAAGGACTTCGGCGTCAACGTCTGA
- the cdgB gene encoding diguanylate cyclase CdgB, producing the protein METDESEPYVQLASLRQLHRVMADMNKARSLALTLQTVADGVVNGLGYELACVNLVQPDGDLVVAALAGNSAAEALIAGRVGSRASWERRLTMGEAWGDLRFIPHTEGWVLDEDDVPQWYTDGPEPRFEDEWHPADRLFAPMYTPGVPGVSYGELIGVLSVDRPRNGRHPGAWGREALQMYAFQAAIAISNARLRANMQRALVRLEREQQALRASEESFRQAFEYAPSGMAVAEMGGDQHGRILRTNDALCRLLGRPASSMRRYAFSDLVHPEDIGTLLRTSAEGGRTELRLCRRDGTYVWVSLRNSVVADAADGPRFLLTHVEDIEERKRRELQLAHRASHDSLTGLPNSAELRSRLAARLCARPTATEPGVVDMIDAAYGEVVAARNAGRQYDANGRYDVNGHGFDYRSAPDAFDAYDHHVHTVTPEGKRDDGTKGLAVLFCDLDGFKSINDRFGHNAGDSVLIEVARRLSGAVRDGDTVARLGGDEFVVLADGLGRADAEDLAVRLRNEIIQPIRVDGRAMRVGASFGIGWAHCGMTADEVLQSADERMYVEKRSRPKAHRRAG; encoded by the coding sequence GTGGAGACCGACGAGTCGGAGCCGTATGTCCAACTTGCGAGCCTGCGGCAGCTGCACCGGGTGATGGCCGACATGAACAAGGCGCGCAGCCTCGCCCTCACGCTGCAGACCGTCGCCGACGGCGTCGTGAACGGCCTCGGTTACGAACTGGCCTGCGTCAACCTCGTCCAGCCCGACGGCGACCTCGTCGTCGCCGCCCTCGCCGGGAACTCCGCCGCCGAGGCGCTCATCGCCGGCCGGGTGGGCTCCCGCGCCTCCTGGGAGCGCCGGCTCACCATGGGGGAGGCGTGGGGCGACCTGCGCTTCATACCGCACACCGAGGGCTGGGTCCTCGACGAGGACGACGTCCCGCAGTGGTACACCGACGGGCCCGAACCGCGCTTCGAGGACGAGTGGCACCCCGCCGACCGTCTCTTCGCCCCGATGTACACCCCGGGCGTGCCAGGTGTGTCCTACGGCGAGCTGATAGGTGTCCTGTCCGTGGACCGTCCGCGCAACGGACGGCACCCCGGCGCGTGGGGCCGCGAGGCCCTGCAGATGTACGCGTTCCAGGCCGCCATAGCCATCAGCAACGCGCGCCTGCGGGCCAACATGCAGCGCGCGCTGGTCCGCCTGGAGCGCGAGCAGCAGGCGCTGCGCGCCAGTGAGGAAAGCTTCCGCCAGGCCTTCGAGTACGCGCCGTCCGGCATGGCCGTCGCCGAGATGGGCGGCGACCAGCACGGCCGGATCCTGCGGACGAACGACGCGCTGTGCCGGCTCCTGGGCCGCCCCGCCTCCTCGATGCGCCGCTACGCCTTCTCCGACCTCGTGCACCCCGAGGACATCGGGACCCTGCTCAGGACCTCCGCCGAGGGCGGCCGCACCGAGCTGCGGCTCTGTCGCCGCGACGGTACGTACGTGTGGGTGTCGCTGCGCAACAGCGTGGTCGCGGACGCCGCCGACGGGCCGCGCTTCCTGCTCACGCACGTCGAGGACATCGAGGAGCGCAAGCGCCGCGAGCTGCAGCTCGCCCACCGCGCCTCGCACGACTCGCTCACCGGGCTGCCGAACTCCGCGGAGCTGCGCTCCCGGCTCGCCGCCCGGCTGTGCGCGCGCCCCACGGCGACGGAACCCGGCGTGGTCGACATGATCGACGCGGCGTACGGGGAGGTGGTCGCCGCGCGCAACGCGGGCAGGCAGTACGACGCGAACGGCCGGTACGACGTGAACGGGCACGGCTTCGACTACCGGTCGGCCCCGGACGCGTTCGACGCGTACGACCACCATGTGCACACCGTCACACCCGAGGGCAAGCGCGACGACGGCACGAAGGGACTCGCGGTCCTCTTCTGCGACCTGGACGGCTTCAAGTCGATCAACGACCGCTTCGGGCACAACGCCGGCGACTCCGTGCTGATCGAGGTGGCCCGCCGGCTCAGCGGCGCCGTGCGGGACGGGGACACGGTCGCCCGGCTCGGCGGCGACGAGTTCGTGGTGCTCGCCGACGGCCTCGGACGGGCCGACGCGGAGGACCTCGCGGTGCGGCTGCGCAACGAGATAATCCAGCCCATCAGGGTCGACGGCCGGGCCATGCGCGTGGGCGCCAGCTTCGGGATCGGGTGGGCGCACTGCGGCATGACGGCGGACGAGGTCCTGCAGTCGGCCGACGAGCGGATGTACGTAGAGAAACGGTCTCGTCCCAAAGCGCACAGGCGTGCGGGCTGA
- the nagA gene encoding N-acetylglucosamine-6-phosphate deacetylase: MTTERIPPAGPHESAPSGARGTARPAPTAPRPTILTGANVVLPTGTVHGGRVIVDGTRIAGSAPEGIPAVDLSGHWVVPGFVDMHNHGGGGASFTSGTVEEILQGVRTHRLHGTTTLVASTVTGDMDGLAQRAGLLSELAEQGDLAGIHFEGPFISPCRKGAHSEELLRDPDPAEVRKLVDAARGQARMVTLATELPGGIDSVRLLVEHGVIAAIGHTDATYEQTVEAVDAGATVATHLFNAMPVLGHRTPGPIAALLEDERITVELINDGVHLHPASLQLAFHHAGGGRVAFITDAMDAAGFGDGRYMLGPLEVEVADGVARLVEGGSIAGSTLTLDRAFKRAVTVDRLPVEDVVSAISANPARQLGLYDRVGSLEPGKDADLVVLDSGFEVKGVMRRGEWLVGPPVRPR; this comes from the coding sequence ATGACCACTGAGCGCATCCCTCCGGCCGGCCCGCACGAGAGCGCCCCGTCAGGGGCGCGGGGAACCGCGCGACCGGCCCCCACCGCCCCGCGGCCGACGATCCTCACCGGAGCGAACGTCGTCCTGCCCACCGGCACGGTGCACGGCGGACGGGTCATCGTCGACGGCACCCGTATCGCCGGCAGCGCTCCCGAGGGCATCCCCGCGGTGGACCTGTCCGGCCACTGGGTGGTGCCCGGCTTCGTGGACATGCACAACCACGGCGGCGGCGGGGCCTCCTTCACCTCGGGCACGGTCGAGGAGATCCTCCAGGGCGTGCGCACCCACCGCCTGCACGGCACGACCACCCTCGTCGCCTCCACCGTCACCGGCGACATGGACGGCCTCGCCCAGCGCGCCGGGCTGCTCTCGGAGCTGGCCGAGCAGGGCGACCTCGCGGGCATCCACTTCGAAGGTCCGTTCATCTCCCCGTGCCGCAAGGGCGCGCACTCCGAGGAACTGCTGCGCGACCCCGACCCGGCGGAGGTCCGCAAGCTGGTCGACGCCGCGCGCGGCCAGGCCCGCATGGTCACCCTCGCCACCGAACTCCCGGGCGGCATCGACTCCGTACGCCTCCTCGTCGAGCACGGCGTCATCGCGGCGATCGGGCACACGGACGCCACGTACGAGCAGACGGTGGAGGCCGTCGACGCGGGCGCGACCGTGGCGACGCACCTGTTCAACGCGATGCCCGTGCTCGGCCACCGCACACCGGGACCGATCGCGGCCCTGCTGGAGGACGAGCGGATCACCGTCGAGCTGATCAACGACGGCGTCCATCTCCACCCGGCCTCCCTCCAGTTGGCCTTCCACCACGCGGGCGGCGGACGGGTGGCGTTCATCACGGACGCCATGGACGCGGCCGGTTTCGGCGACGGCCGGTACATGCTCGGCCCGCTGGAGGTGGAGGTCGCGGACGGCGTGGCACGCCTGGTGGAGGGCGGTTCGATCGCCGGCTCGACGCTCACGCTGGACCGGGCCTTCAAGCGGGCGGTGACCGTGGACCGGCTGCCCGTCGAGGACGTCGTGTCGGCCATCTCCGCCAACCCCGCACGGCAGTTGGGCCTGTACGACCGGGTGGGCTCCCTGGAACCGGGCAAGGACGCCGACCTGGTGGTCCTGGACTCCGGCTTCGAGGTCAAGGGCGTGATGCGGCGGGGCGAATGGCTGGTCGGACCGCCCGTCCGGCCGCGCTGA
- the arfB gene encoding alternative ribosome rescue aminoacyl-tRNA hydrolase ArfB encodes MSGPYVIRGSVSLPEAELMWRFSRSSGPGGQHVNTTDSQVELRFDLAKTESLPPVWKERALARLADRLVDGVVSVRASEHRSQWRNRETAAVRLASLLAEASAPPPRPRRATRIPRGINERRLREKKQRGDTKRGRSGRDWG; translated from the coding sequence ATGTCCGGTCCCTACGTCATCCGCGGCTCCGTCTCACTGCCCGAGGCCGAGCTCATGTGGCGTTTCTCGCGCTCCTCCGGGCCGGGTGGCCAGCACGTCAACACGACGGATTCACAGGTCGAGCTGCGTTTCGACCTCGCGAAGACGGAGTCGCTGCCGCCGGTGTGGAAGGAGCGGGCGCTCGCCCGGCTCGCCGACCGGCTGGTCGACGGGGTGGTGTCCGTGCGCGCCTCCGAGCACCGGTCCCAGTGGCGCAACCGGGAGACGGCCGCCGTGCGGCTCGCCTCCCTGCTCGCCGAGGCCAGCGCGCCGCCGCCGCGGCCCCGCCGGGCCACCCGCATTCCGCGCGGGATCAATGAGCGCCGGCTGCGTGAGAAGAAGCAGCGGGGCGATACGAAGCGTGGCCGTTCCGGCCGCGATTGGGGATGA
- a CDS encoding ROK family protein, which produces MRHVIALDVGGTGMKAALVGADGGLLHQARRTTGRERGPHAVVESILAFAADLRAHGERHFGEPAAAAGVAVPGIVDADRGIAAYAANLGWRDVPLRDLLSERLSGVPVALGHDVRTGGLAEGRIGAGRGTDRFLFVPLGTGIAGAIGIDGRVEAGAHGFAGEIGHIVVRPGGAPCPCGQRGCLERFASAAAVSEAWAAATGDPAADAADCAKAVESGDPRARTVWQAAVDALADGLVTALTLLDPRTLIIGGGLAEAGDTLFTPLRAAVERRVTFQKLPSIVPAALGDTAGCLGAGLLAWDLLATTSEVSAR; this is translated from the coding sequence GTGAGACACGTCATCGCCCTTGATGTGGGCGGCACCGGGATGAAGGCCGCCCTCGTGGGGGCGGACGGCGGGCTGCTGCACCAGGCCCGCCGCACGACGGGCCGGGAGCGCGGTCCGCACGCCGTCGTCGAGTCGATCCTCGCCTTCGCCGCCGACCTGCGGGCGCACGGCGAACGCCACTTCGGCGAGCCCGCGGCGGCGGCCGGCGTCGCCGTCCCCGGCATCGTGGACGCCGACCGCGGCATCGCCGCCTACGCGGCCAACCTCGGCTGGCGCGACGTGCCCCTGCGGGACCTGCTCAGCGAGCGGCTGTCCGGGGTGCCGGTCGCCCTCGGCCACGACGTACGCACCGGTGGTCTCGCCGAGGGCCGGATCGGCGCGGGCCGGGGCACCGACCGCTTCCTCTTCGTACCGCTGGGCACGGGCATCGCCGGCGCGATCGGCATCGACGGCCGGGTGGAGGCGGGCGCGCACGGCTTCGCCGGCGAGATCGGCCACATCGTCGTACGCCCCGGGGGCGCCCCCTGTCCGTGCGGACAGCGCGGCTGCCTCGAACGGTTCGCGTCGGCCGCCGCCGTCAGCGAGGCGTGGGCCGCGGCCACCGGCGACCCGGCCGCCGACGCGGCCGACTGTGCGAAGGCCGTCGAGTCCGGGGACCCCCGCGCGCGGACGGTCTGGCAGGCGGCCGTGGACGCGCTGGCCGACGGGCTCGTCACCGCGCTCACCCTGCTGGACCCGCGCACCCTGATCATCGGCGGCGGTCTCGCCGAGGCGGGGGACACCCTGTTCACCCCCCTGCGGGCCGCGGTCGAGCGGCGCGTCACCTTCCAGAAACTGCCGTCCATCGTCCCCGCGGCGCTGGGGGACACGGCCGGCTGCCTCGGCGCGGGCCTCCTCGCCTGGGACCTGCTGGCCACCACTTCGGAGGTATCCGCCCGATGA
- a CDS encoding M1 family metallopeptidase, whose translation MPRSVALGPVAVLLACVLIGCDGGVKGAAGASGVRDPYFPKLGNGGYDVTHYGLTLDYRPAGRKLVGKAVVAARAGSDLSAFDLDLKGMEVESVEVDGKPARFNRSGDHELVVRPRDDLDEGASFTTVVRYAGSPATITDPDGSEEGWLPTADGALALGEPTGAMAWFPGNHHPGDKATYDITVSVPEGLRVVSNGELARETVKEGRAVFAWHVGEPMASYVATVAVGKFAVRRSEGKGGVPVYAAVDPTQVADSEEVLDRIPEIVEWGSRTFGAYPFSSVGAIVEREDDAGYALETQNRPVFPGAPGVGLLLHELVHQWYGNSVTPESWRDMWLNEGFATYAEWLWAEEHGGDSAQEVFDLLYAGDYFDKKSDNDAVWAFPPARPPSAARISDSPVYERGAMVLHRIRQTVGDEVFRGILRGWAAAHRHGNADTGDFTAFVEAKAPGADFSEIWDEWLYGEGKPDRS comes from the coding sequence ATGCCCCGGTCTGTCGCCCTCGGTCCTGTCGCCGTTCTGCTCGCGTGTGTGCTGATCGGCTGCGACGGGGGTGTGAAGGGGGCCGCGGGGGCCTCCGGGGTGCGTGATCCGTACTTTCCGAAGCTGGGGAACGGGGGGTACGACGTCACCCACTACGGGCTCACCCTCGACTACCGGCCCGCGGGGCGGAAGCTGGTGGGGAAGGCGGTCGTCGCGGCGCGGGCCGGGAGCGACCTCAGCGCGTTCGACCTCGATCTGAAGGGGATGGAGGTCGAGTCCGTCGAGGTGGACGGGAAGCCCGCCCGGTTCAACCGCAGTGGTGACCACGAGCTGGTCGTGCGTCCGCGGGACGACCTGGACGAGGGGGCCTCCTTCACCACCGTGGTCCGCTACGCGGGGTCGCCCGCGACCATCACCGACCCCGACGGGTCCGAGGAGGGCTGGCTGCCGACCGCGGACGGAGCCCTCGCGCTGGGCGAGCCCACCGGGGCCATGGCCTGGTTCCCCGGGAACCATCACCCGGGCGACAAGGCCACGTACGACATCACCGTCTCGGTGCCCGAGGGACTGCGAGTCGTTTCCAACGGGGAGTTGGCGCGGGAGACGGTGAAGGAGGGGCGGGCCGTCTTCGCCTGGCACGTGGGGGAGCCGATGGCCTCGTACGTGGCGACGGTCGCGGTGGGGAAGTTCGCCGTCCGTCGCTCGGAGGGGAAGGGCGGGGTGCCCGTGTACGCGGCCGTCGATCCGACGCAGGTGGCGGACAGCGAGGAGGTGCTCGACCGCATTCCCGAGATCGTGGAGTGGGGCTCGCGCACCTTCGGGGCGTACCCCTTCTCGTCGGTGGGGGCGATCGTGGAGCGGGAGGACGATGCGGGGTACGCCCTCGAGACCCAGAACCGGCCGGTGTTTCCCGGTGCGCCCGGCGTCGGACTCCTCCTTCACGAACTGGTCCACCAGTGGTACGGGAACTCCGTCACCCCCGAGTCGTGGCGTGACATGTGGCTGAACGAGGGCTTCGCCACGTATGCCGAGTGGTTGTGGGCCGAGGAGCACGGCGGGGACTCGGCCCAGGAGGTCTTCGATCTGCTGTACGCGGGCGACTACTTCGACAAGAAGAGCGACAACGACGCCGTCTGGGCCTTTCCGCCCGCCCGGCCGCCGAGCGCCGCGCGCATTTCCGACAGTCCCGTGTACGAGCGGGGCGCGATGGTGCTGCACAGGATCCGGCAGACGGTCGGCGACGAGGTGTTCCGGGGGATCCTGCGGGGGTGGGCCGCCGCCCACCGGCACGGCAACGCGGACACCGGTGACTTCACCGCCTTCGTGGAGGCGAAGGCGCCGGGCGCGGACTTCTCGGAGATCTGGGACGAGTGGCTGTACGGGGAGGGGAAGCCGGACAGGTCCTAG